One genomic segment of Paenibacillus xylanexedens includes these proteins:
- a CDS encoding ABC transporter permease, whose protein sequence is MAGKMRKHHLFWPLCMLGLLLIFNLLYSPDFFSLVMREGNLYGSLIDILNFGAPLILVSIGMTLVIATGGIDLSVGSIVAISGAVACMSISRGVDQNSLGLMLGALGLSIGLSLILGIWNGALVSVARIQPIIATLILMVAGRGIAQLITSGQIITVSNANYAYIGAGSLAALPFSIFIVLTVLLVASLLTRKTALGLFIESVGSNANASQLAGIRSKTVILTVYVFCGLCAGIAGLILSSNVSSADGNNAGLWYELDAILAVVIGGTSLNGGRFYLMGTVVGALIIQTLTTTIYMIGVPPEVTLVVKAFVVLAVCLIQSDSFRNSMVIRWKKRKFPAEQGVNRHVS, encoded by the coding sequence ATGGCGGGCAAGATGCGTAAACATCATTTGTTTTGGCCGTTATGTATGCTTGGTTTACTTTTAATCTTTAATTTGCTGTACTCTCCGGATTTCTTCTCCCTCGTCATGCGTGAAGGGAATCTGTATGGCAGCTTGATTGATATTCTCAATTTTGGAGCGCCCTTAATTCTGGTATCGATCGGTATGACACTGGTGATTGCGACCGGAGGTATCGATTTGTCCGTGGGCTCCATTGTAGCGATCTCCGGTGCCGTGGCTTGTATGAGCATCAGCAGAGGAGTGGATCAGAATTCGCTCGGGCTTATGTTGGGCGCACTTGGATTATCTATAGGTCTCTCACTGATCTTGGGCATATGGAATGGGGCACTGGTTTCGGTTGCCCGAATCCAACCCATTATTGCAACGCTTATTCTGATGGTAGCTGGACGTGGGATTGCGCAATTGATTACGAGTGGACAGATTATTACTGTATCCAACGCAAACTATGCCTATATCGGGGCAGGTTCGCTTGCAGCATTGCCTTTTTCCATCTTCATCGTATTAACTGTGCTGCTTGTTGCCTCACTGTTGACGAGAAAAACGGCACTGGGACTGTTTATTGAATCGGTCGGAAGTAACGCAAACGCGAGCCAACTGGCAGGTATTCGTTCAAAAACGGTTATTCTCACGGTATATGTCTTCTGTGGTCTGTGTGCCGGCATTGCCGGGCTTATTCTCAGCTCGAATGTATCTAGTGCGGATGGAAACAACGCGGGTCTTTGGTATGAACTTGATGCCATTCTTGCTGTAGTCATCGGGGGTACTTCGCTCAATGGTGGTCGTTTCTATCTAATGGGTACCGTCGTTGGAGCACTCATTATCCAAACCTTAACAACGACGATCTATATGATTGGAGTCCCGCCAGAAGTTACGTTGGTTGTCAAAGCCTTTGTTGTACTGGCCGTATGTTTGATTCAATCCGATTCATTCCGCAATTCCATGGTGATCCGTTGGAAAAAACGGAAGTTTCCAGCCGAACAGGGGGTTAACCGCCATGTTTCTTAA
- the yjfF gene encoding galactofuranose ABC transporter, permease protein YjfF has protein sequence MFLNRKYLPVFVTFGLLAVMFAIGSFRYTGFFSTQVLLNLLIDNAFLIITAIGMTFVIVSGGIDLSVGSVIALTTIISASLVEKQGWSPAIVIPMVLVMGALFGTVMGAIIHYFKIQPFIVTLAGMFLARGLCYVISLDTITITNPFYTQVAQAKISLPGGSFVSINVIIALVIVLLAIFLAHYTRFGRNVYAIGGSEQSALLMGLPVARTKILVYTFSGLCSALAGVVFTFYMLSGYGLHAMGLELDTIAAVVIGGTLLTGGVGYVAGTFIGVLIQGAIQTIISFEGTLSSWWTKIVIGLMLFVFILFQRLLSGRRVSSKSLH, from the coding sequence ATGTTTCTTAATCGTAAGTATCTCCCGGTCTTTGTCACCTTCGGCTTGCTGGCCGTGATGTTTGCCATAGGCTCTTTCCGGTATACGGGGTTCTTTTCCACACAGGTACTACTTAATCTTCTAATTGATAACGCATTTCTGATTATCACGGCGATTGGCATGACTTTTGTGATTGTATCAGGAGGAATTGACCTTTCGGTTGGTTCTGTCATTGCGCTGACGACCATCATTAGCGCAAGTCTGGTCGAGAAGCAAGGGTGGTCGCCTGCCATCGTTATACCTATGGTGCTTGTCATGGGTGCGTTATTTGGCACAGTCATGGGGGCGATCATCCACTATTTTAAAATTCAGCCCTTCATCGTAACACTGGCAGGCATGTTTTTGGCGCGGGGGTTGTGTTATGTCATCAGTCTCGACACCATTACCATTACGAATCCATTTTACACACAGGTTGCGCAGGCGAAAATCTCCTTGCCAGGGGGCAGCTTTGTCTCCATTAATGTGATTATTGCACTGGTTATTGTACTGCTCGCGATCTTCCTGGCACATTACACCCGGTTTGGGCGCAACGTTTACGCCATCGGCGGAAGCGAGCAATCCGCGCTGCTCATGGGACTGCCGGTTGCACGTACCAAAATCCTGGTGTACACGTTCAGCGGTTTGTGCTCCGCGCTTGCCGGTGTTGTCTTTACCTTCTATATGTTATCCGGTTATGGATTACACGCCATGGGTCTTGAACTCGATACCATCGCGGCTGTTGTGATAGGAGGCACCTTGTTAACAGGTGGTGTAGGGTATGTGGCGGGAACCTTTATTGGTGTATTGATCCAGGGGGCTATCCAAACTATAATTAGCTTCGAAGGTACGCTCAGCTCATGGTGGACCAAGATTGTGATTGGTCTGATGCTGTTTGTTTTTATTTTGTTCCAGCGACTTCTTAGCGGGCGGCGAGTATCCTCGAAATCACTGCATTAA
- a CDS encoding ABC transporter substrate-binding protein: MKRHVNWLCLFILLLLVGCTTPESESVPPPISSNNLETLPSVEEWMESAVARDTSTKPIVLGFSQLGRESAWRLANSTSIRNAAAESGISLVIKNAEQSQTKQFEAVRSFIRQKVDVIAIAPVVESGWDGILQEARDAGIPVIIVDRSVDVKDTSLFVTTIGSDFYEEGVKAGKYIQDRMRNQPGLIRIAELQGTSGSTPSIQRGEGFRSIFDTRADIIFSQSAPADFTEDNGKQVMKEFLQVPEDKRPQVLFAHNDEMAFGAIQAIEEVGLKPGEDIIIVSVDGSRKALEILASGKINAVVECNPLLGPQLMQATKEIIAGRTLPKRMVPPEDIFTQESAGREMYNRRF; this comes from the coding sequence GTGAAAAGACATGTGAACTGGTTGTGTTTGTTCATTCTACTGCTGCTTGTCGGCTGCACAACCCCTGAGTCTGAATCTGTTCCTCCTCCCATCTCGTCTAACAACTTAGAAACTCTTCCCTCCGTTGAGGAATGGATGGAATCAGCGGTAGCAAGGGATACCTCAACGAAACCGATTGTCTTGGGTTTTTCACAACTGGGCAGAGAGAGTGCCTGGCGTCTGGCAAACTCCACGTCTATTCGGAATGCTGCGGCTGAATCGGGAATATCCCTTGTAATAAAAAATGCAGAACAGTCTCAGACGAAACAGTTCGAGGCTGTTCGGTCGTTCATCAGGCAAAAGGTGGATGTCATTGCCATTGCACCGGTCGTGGAATCGGGCTGGGATGGTATTCTTCAGGAGGCCAGGGATGCAGGTATACCTGTTATCATCGTAGACCGGTCAGTTGATGTCAAAGACACTTCACTTTTTGTGACAACGATTGGATCGGACTTTTATGAGGAAGGTGTGAAGGCCGGGAAGTACATTCAGGATCGGATGCGTAATCAACCGGGTTTGATACGGATTGCCGAACTGCAAGGCACGAGTGGTTCTACACCCTCTATCCAGCGTGGTGAGGGCTTTAGAAGCATTTTCGACACCAGAGCAGATATCATCTTCTCACAAAGTGCTCCTGCCGATTTTACGGAGGACAATGGCAAACAAGTGATGAAAGAATTCCTTCAGGTCCCGGAAGACAAACGGCCGCAGGTTCTTTTTGCCCATAATGATGAAATGGCTTTTGGCGCCATACAAGCGATAGAAGAAGTTGGACTGAAGCCGGGAGAGGACATTATCATTGTCTCTGTGGACGGTTCCCGCAAAGCACTTGAAATTCTGGCGAGTGGGAAAATCAACGCTGTGGTGGAATGTAACCCGTTGCTTGGTCCCCAGCTTATGCAGGCTACAAAAGAAATTATTGCAGGGCGTACACTCCCGAAGCGCATGGTGCCCCCGGAGGACATTTTTACACAGGAGAGTGCTGGACGGGAGATGTACAACAGGCGATTCTAG
- a CDS encoding polysaccharide deacetylase family protein, which translates to MFKVKLAKAVISLALFGTLFSIPAVPDARAADASCPNGYVGLTFDDGPSGNTTNMLNALKQAGLRATMFNVGQNAQNNQSLVSAQVAAGMWIGNHSYTHPNMTTLNSSQMSSEITRTQQTIQSITGSSPKLFRPPYGATNATLKSVVSQNGLKEILWNVDSQDWNGASAAQIVAAVNTMKSGDVILMHDQYQTTLQAIPQIAQNLKNRGLCSGMISSTTGRAVAPDSSTTNPPSNGTKVEAENMIKGGQYTGNISSPFNGVVLYANNDLVKYTQNFATSTHNFSLRGASNNANMARVDLKIGGQTKGTFYFGGSSPAVYTLNNISHGTGNQVIELVVTADDGTWDIYIDYLEIH; encoded by the coding sequence ATGTTCAAAGTTAAGCTAGCAAAGGCGGTAATATCTCTCGCGCTTTTCGGTACCTTATTTTCTATTCCGGCGGTACCCGATGCTCGTGCTGCAGATGCAAGTTGTCCGAATGGTTATGTAGGTTTGACGTTTGATGATGGCCCATCTGGAAATACAACAAACATGCTTAACGCGTTGAAGCAGGCTGGCTTACGGGCAACGATGTTCAATGTTGGACAAAATGCACAAAATAATCAATCTCTGGTTTCTGCACAAGTAGCAGCTGGTATGTGGATTGGCAATCATTCCTATACACATCCAAACATGACTACATTAAACAGTTCTCAGATGTCGTCAGAGATTACTCGGACACAGCAGACGATCCAGTCTATTACCGGAAGTTCACCTAAACTGTTCAGACCTCCTTATGGTGCGACAAATGCGACCTTGAAATCCGTTGTGAGCCAAAACGGCCTGAAGGAAATACTGTGGAACGTAGATTCCCAAGACTGGAATGGTGCCAGCGCAGCCCAGATTGTAGCAGCAGTGAACACGATGAAAAGTGGTGACGTCATTCTAATGCATGATCAGTACCAGACGACACTTCAAGCCATTCCGCAGATTGCACAAAATCTGAAGAATCGCGGCCTTTGCTCCGGTATGATCTCATCAACGACCGGTCGGGCAGTTGCACCCGATAGTAGCACTACGAATCCGCCAAGTAACGGAACAAAAGTGGAAGCTGAGAACATGATCAAAGGTGGACAATACACCGGCAATATCAGTTCTCCTTTCAATGGCGTGGTCCTTTATGCTAACAATGATTTGGTTAAATATACTCAGAATTTTGCAACGAGCACACACAATTTTTCACTTCGTGGAGCTTCAAACAATGCCAACATGGCGAGAGTTGATTTGAAGATTGGCGGACAGACGAAGGGAACCTTTTACTTTGGCGGGAGCTCTCCAGCGGTCTATACCCTGAATAATATCAGCCACGGAACGGGAAATCAGGTCATTGAGTTGGTTGTAACAGCCGATGACGGTACATGGGATATCTATATTGATTACTTGGAAATACATTAA
- a CDS encoding AAA family ATPase, with translation MIIMINGAFGSGKTSAAETLQPLIANSMIYDPEEIGYMLRKLLPENCREERERTDDFQDIDLWKILTVMTAKEVKQKYNRHLIVPMTIYKEENFNYIYNGLKEIDQDIHHFCLTATEETIYHRLAKRGDEYGGWQYQQAPKCVEAFKDEQFQTRIVTDHLETSEIIELILKKVLSK, from the coding sequence ATGATTATTATGATTAACGGAGCGTTTGGTTCGGGAAAAACTTCTGCAGCTGAAACACTTCAGCCCTTAATTGCAAACAGCATGATCTACGATCCTGAAGAAATAGGTTATATGCTCAGAAAACTTCTTCCGGAGAATTGTAGAGAGGAAAGGGAACGTACGGATGATTTTCAAGATATCGATCTATGGAAAATTCTAACCGTAATGACGGCTAAAGAAGTAAAGCAGAAATACAACAGACACTTAATTGTCCCCATGACCATCTATAAAGAGGAAAACTTTAATTACATCTATAACGGGTTGAAAGAGATCGATCAGGACATTCATCATTTTTGCCTAACGGCTACAGAAGAGACGATTTATCATCGTTTGGCTAAACGCGGAGATGAATATGGAGGTTGGCAGTATCAACAAGCACCAAAGTGTGTTGAAGCTTTCAAGGATGAACAATTTCAAACTCGCATTGTTACCGATCATCTGGAGACTAGTGAAATCATAGAACTCATATTGAAGAAGGTCCTATCCAAATAA
- a CDS encoding DUF952 domain-containing protein, giving the protein MGRRVDQWDSKIKSEVIWEDLYNEGREYPHIYGELNLDAVFHTYDEENEQKRM; this is encoded by the coding sequence GTGGGAAGACGCGTTGATCAATGGGATTCTAAAATAAAGTCAGAAGTTATATGGGAAGATCTGTATAATGAAGGCAGGGAATATCCTCATATTTACGGTGAGTTAAATCTAGACGCGGTATTTCATACATATGATGAAGAAAATGAACAGAAGAGGATGTAA
- a CDS encoding GNAT family N-acetyltransferase → MTFEEVTEQHLPEIREIYNYYVMNTTISFHTEELDLDQIKSSVMNKDTRYKTYVILENNQMMGYVLITQYKSKQAYDICGEVTIYLKHDILGKGLGKQALHFIEKIAKEQRFHTLIATICMENTRSKSLFERNGYEQCALFKEIGYKFDRKLDIGSFQKIL, encoded by the coding sequence GTGACTTTTGAAGAGGTAACCGAACAACACCTCCCTGAAATTAGAGAGATTTATAACTATTATGTAATGAATACAACCATTTCGTTTCATACGGAGGAATTAGATCTTGATCAGATTAAATCCTCTGTGATGAACAAGGATACACGGTATAAAACTTATGTAATTCTTGAAAACAATCAAATGATGGGCTATGTTCTGATCACCCAGTATAAGAGTAAACAGGCATATGACATTTGCGGTGAAGTCACCATATATTTGAAGCACGATATTTTGGGAAAAGGCTTGGGGAAACAAGCACTACATTTTATTGAGAAGATTGCAAAAGAACAAAGATTCCATACCTTAATTGCGACGATTTGCATGGAGAATACAAGAAGTAAATCATTATTCGAGAGAAATGGTTATGAACAATGTGCTCTGTTTAAAGAGATTGGATATAAATTCGATAGAAAGCTGGATATTGGAAGTTTCCAAAAGATACTGTAA
- a CDS encoding AAA family ATPase, which yields MSKNLYIISGPPGVGKSTTSKLLVQTLDKSAYISGDAVSHFPVKGRGKPWLDKDTNDLTWKNISSLVKNLLDYKYDVVLDYVALPEDIDGLMTELADYHVRIIYVVLMVDRQTIIRRDRLRAEEYQMKERSIILLDEFENHPDLRVDNKLYTNHFTEAQLPEIVSGIINNEKYRLK from the coding sequence ATGAGTAAAAACCTATATATTATATCTGGACCCCCTGGAGTAGGGAAATCTACAACTTCCAAGCTGCTGGTTCAGACTTTAGATAAAAGTGCCTACATTTCTGGAGATGCGGTTAGTCACTTTCCCGTCAAAGGGCGAGGTAAACCCTGGCTTGATAAGGATACAAACGACTTAACTTGGAAAAATATATCTAGTCTGGTGAAAAACTTATTGGATTATAAATACGATGTAGTTCTGGACTATGTGGCCCTTCCGGAAGACATTGATGGATTAATGACAGAATTGGCAGACTATCATGTTCGCATAATCTATGTTGTATTAATGGTTGATCGTCAAACCATTATTCGTAGAGATCGTCTTAGAGCAGAAGAATATCAAATGAAAGAAAGAAGTATAATTCTGCTGGATGAGTTTGAAAATCATCCCGATCTGAGAGTAGATAACAAGCTGTATACTAATCATTTTACAGAAGCACAATTACCTGAAATAGTAAGTGGAATTATAAATAATGAGAAGTATCGATTGAAATAA
- a CDS encoding GNAT family N-acetyltransferase, whose product MSRIYGERIVLREYQDSDLDYIKQWVNDPEITGTLSDNFLYPHSSYETEVFFRTMVEGKSSNKSFIIGLKDSLDYIGQIDLYKIDYKNRFACFAIVIGRKEILGKGYGSEAIRVLQKFVFEELNLNRLELEVYEYNEIAYKCYLKCGFKEEGRYRKKIYKKGKYWDSVCMNILKSEYEQLG is encoded by the coding sequence ATGTCTCGTATTTATGGAGAAAGAATTGTGTTAAGAGAATACCAGGATTCTGATTTGGATTACATCAAACAATGGGTGAACGATCCGGAAATCACAGGGACATTATCAGATAATTTTCTGTATCCTCATTCGAGTTATGAGACGGAAGTCTTTTTCAGGACGATGGTTGAAGGCAAGTCTTCAAATAAAAGTTTTATTATCGGGTTAAAGGATTCGCTAGATTATATAGGCCAGATCGATTTGTACAAAATTGATTATAAAAATCGCTTTGCATGTTTTGCAATTGTAATAGGGAGAAAAGAAATTTTAGGTAAAGGTTATGGAAGTGAAGCAATCCGTGTACTACAGAAGTTTGTCTTCGAAGAGCTGAATTTAAACAGATTAGAACTTGAAGTGTACGAGTATAATGAGATTGCTTACAAATGTTATTTAAAATGTGGCTTTAAAGAAGAAGGAAGATACAGAAAGAAGATATATAAAAAGGGGAAATACTGGGATAGTGTTTGCATGAATATCTTAAAAAGTGAATATGAGCAATTGGGTTGA
- a CDS encoding methyltransferase domain-containing protein: MSDYYWDDQIEYLRNTRWLYYNDDYLEFLVQRVWKIENSVDIIDYGCGYGYLGLKLLPLLPEGSTYTGLDKGEELIKQAKESFSKTSYQTIFIVDDIETVQVKRQYDIAISHAFLLHMTEPITVLQKMIDSVVDEGRIICFEPHWIANMSNYELHGLEQSKIIQLGILQKLFEEDAKRSGKDGNIGMKIPILLSQLGLRNVECRVSDKVNFLDQHMADSDKGKLFHALKEEGLGQEPNARNEVVAQLMVRGLNSEEANRQYEAESEFAREFIENSWLTYAPNMKITSGIVTR; encoded by the coding sequence TTGTCCGATTACTATTGGGATGACCAAATTGAATATCTGAGAAATACGCGTTGGCTTTACTATAACGATGATTATCTTGAGTTTTTGGTTCAACGTGTATGGAAGATTGAAAACTCAGTAGATATCATCGATTATGGATGTGGTTATGGCTATCTCGGATTGAAGCTGCTTCCTTTATTACCCGAAGGATCAACCTATACCGGATTAGACAAGGGTGAAGAATTGATTAAGCAGGCCAAAGAGAGTTTCTCAAAGACCTCTTATCAAACGATTTTTATAGTAGATGACATTGAAACAGTGCAAGTGAAACGTCAATACGATATTGCGATAAGTCATGCCTTCTTATTACATATGACAGAACCTATCACCGTTCTTCAGAAGATGATCGACAGTGTAGTAGATGAGGGTAGAATCATATGTTTTGAACCTCATTGGATCGCTAATATGTCAAACTATGAATTACATGGACTTGAACAATCCAAGATTATTCAGCTAGGTATTCTCCAAAAATTGTTCGAGGAGGATGCCAAACGCAGTGGTAAAGACGGAAATATCGGTATGAAGATTCCAATTCTGCTTAGCCAACTTGGCTTGCGAAATGTAGAATGCCGGGTGAGTGACAAAGTTAACTTCTTAGATCAACACATGGCAGATTCGGATAAGGGAAAGCTTTTTCATGCATTAAAAGAAGAAGGACTGGGACAAGAACCGAATGCAAGAAATGAAGTAGTTGCTCAACTGATGGTAAGAGGACTGAATTCAGAAGAAGCGAATAGACAATATGAAGCAGAAAGTGAATTTGCCAGGGAGTTTATTGAGAACTCATGGTTAACCTATGCTCCAAACATGAAAATTACATCGGGAATCGTGACGAGATAG
- a CDS encoding NIPSNAP family protein, with protein sequence MIYRRKTYIIATSFVEEFNALFNDILLQSQLKYGSRLIGRWHTPIDDETSEIFAMWEYDTFEQYEEIEKKIKSDTEHVKRVQARFDQIGRHRYKEVFREDIRQAFFTLTVDREQTILK encoded by the coding sequence ATGATATATAGGAGAAAAACCTATATTATTGCGACTTCTTTTGTAGAAGAGTTTAATGCTCTATTTAATGATATTTTGCTGCAATCCCAGTTGAAATACGGATCAAGACTTATTGGGAGATGGCACACACCAATCGATGATGAAACCAGCGAAATTTTTGCGATGTGGGAATACGATACTTTTGAACAATACGAAGAGATTGAGAAAAAGATAAAATCAGATACAGAACACGTAAAGCGAGTTCAAGCCCGTTTTGATCAGATTGGAAGACATCGGTATAAAGAAGTATTTCGAGAAGACATTAGGCAAGCATTTTTCACATTGACAGTGGATCGTGAACAAACGATTTTGAAGTGA
- a CDS encoding GNAT family N-acetyltransferase has product MNEEGAERKMETERLIFRKYTKNDFDLLFEMTREPNMMKFIRHGGPWTKEETMQSLEKFINWNKDDKGLFLAFNKEDNKLIGTSGLIPQIIEGTDELEVGYWVIEQYWGMGYGYEQAKAWKEYGIDHLKQKRLISLIQHGNVGSMKVAQKNGFKHEKDVDIIGKNVAVYSIEVK; this is encoded by the coding sequence ATGAATGAAGAAGGAGCTGAGAGAAAGATGGAGACAGAACGACTTATATTTCGGAAATATACCAAAAATGATTTTGATTTGCTTTTTGAGATGACTCGTGAGCCAAATATGATGAAATTTATAAGACATGGAGGACCCTGGACGAAGGAAGAAACCATGCAAAGCTTGGAAAAGTTCATCAACTGGAATAAAGACGATAAAGGGCTGTTCCTCGCATTTAATAAAGAGGATAACAAGTTAATTGGAACCTCTGGACTGATTCCTCAAATCATTGAAGGCACTGATGAGCTTGAAGTTGGTTACTGGGTTATCGAGCAATACTGGGGAATGGGTTACGGATATGAACAAGCAAAAGCGTGGAAAGAATATGGCATCGATCACTTGAAGCAGAAAAGATTAATATCGTTAATTCAACATGGCAATGTGGGTTCTATGAAAGTCGCGCAAAAGAATGGCTTCAAACATGAGAAGGACGTAGACATAATAGGGAAAAATGTAGCAGTATACTCGATTGAGGTGAAGTGA
- a CDS encoding GNAT family N-acetyltransferase produces MTPFPELETKRLLLREIKQSDSQDIFHIFSSDEVTRFYDVESFKNTKQAEELIQRWTERFENGQVIRWGIALKSDNRIIGTCGFHGWMKQHHKAVLGYELAPEFWRQGYMTEVTQKIVEYGFKNLELNRIEAFVEPENEGSRKLLERIGFSEEGILKEHYYWKNRFVDNVIYAFLKKEYV; encoded by the coding sequence ATGACTCCATTTCCTGAGCTAGAAACCAAAAGATTGCTGTTAAGAGAGATTAAACAGAGTGATTCCCAAGACATATTTCATATTTTTTCTTCAGATGAAGTTACAAGATTCTACGATGTAGAAAGTTTTAAGAATACAAAACAAGCAGAAGAACTCATACAAAGATGGACTGAACGATTCGAAAATGGTCAGGTCATCCGCTGGGGAATTGCTTTGAAATCGGATAACAGAATTATTGGAACATGCGGATTTCATGGTTGGATGAAACAACATCATAAAGCTGTGTTGGGATATGAGTTAGCACCAGAGTTCTGGCGGCAGGGTTACATGACCGAGGTAACTCAGAAAATCGTTGAATATGGATTCAAGAACCTTGAATTAAACAGAATTGAAGCATTTGTAGAGCCAGAGAACGAGGGATCAAGAAAGTTGCTTGAGAGAATTGGGTTCAGTGAAGAAGGCATATTGAAAGAACATTATTATTGGAAAAATCGATTTGTTGATAATGTCATCTATGCATTTTTGAAGAAAGAATATGTATGA
- a CDS encoding GNAT family N-acetyltransferase, giving the protein MNIKIQPVTRENWEEALKISLYEHQASLVPSVIEGLAYAYIKPWDEAFDPYVLEIDGKVFGFFYLSYTPDSTDNYWIGGFQIDQSYQGKGMGKRALRAILDYITKQHPVCKVISLTVERDNEIAQNLYKSMSFFSENRTNSDDEVIYRLEIK; this is encoded by the coding sequence GTGAATATAAAAATTCAACCAGTCACACGAGAGAATTGGGAAGAAGCGCTGAAGATCTCTTTGTATGAACACCAAGCGTCATTAGTTCCATCTGTTATTGAGGGACTCGCTTACGCCTATATAAAACCGTGGGATGAAGCATTTGATCCTTACGTACTTGAGATCGATGGGAAGGTATTTGGTTTCTTTTATCTAAGTTATACGCCAGATAGTACAGATAACTACTGGATTGGTGGTTTTCAAATCGATCAATCCTATCAAGGTAAAGGAATGGGAAAGCGTGCTTTAAGAGCCATTCTAGATTACATTACGAAACAGCATCCGGTATGCAAGGTTATTTCATTAACGGTTGAACGGGATAACGAAATAGCACAGAATTTGTATAAGAGCATGTCCTTCTTTAGTGAGAACAGAACCAATTCAGATGATGAAGTGATCTACAGGTTGGAAATAAAATGA
- a CDS encoding NUDIX domain-containing protein: protein MSHWFDLDELDPELIKFAVMIAKYNNKFIIIKNRKRGGWEIPGGNKEIGETILHTASRELYEETGAVRFELTPYGVYEWNGSFGMVSYAEVKLLESLPESEIDEIKLVDVLPEGMNFGDMFYRFSDRWDGLENHKLKKYTIEINHLNELPEIKIS, encoded by the coding sequence ATGAGCCACTGGTTTGATCTAGATGAACTTGATCCAGAGTTAATCAAATTTGCAGTTATGATCGCGAAATACAATAATAAATTCATCATTATAAAAAATAGGAAAAGAGGAGGTTGGGAGATCCCAGGAGGCAACAAAGAAATAGGGGAAACCATTTTACACACGGCAAGTCGAGAACTCTATGAAGAGACAGGGGCAGTACGCTTCGAATTAACTCCTTATGGAGTATATGAATGGAATGGGAGCTTTGGTATGGTCTCTTATGCTGAGGTTAAATTGCTGGAGAGCTTACCGGAGTCTGAAATCGATGAAATAAAGCTTGTGGATGTATTACCTGAAGGGATGAACTTCGGAGATATGTTTTATCGTTTCTCAGACAGATGGGATGGACTTGAGAACCATAAGCTTAAGAAATACACTATCGAAATAAATCATTTGAATGAGTTACCTGAAATTAAAATAAGCTAG
- a CDS encoding GNAT family N-acetyltransferase produces MTMITYRTLTLDDVNQLQEIDRSEHIDLIYEMRENRLVELEQNHECSNWDEMLLKEIQNRYVYELEQGGMAYGAFADDQLIGFGVLAHQYRGKERNQLQVDLMYVSRGYRRQGVGKRILNELGEEAKKRGAQYLYISSTETKSAVSFYKSQGSQIASEIDQELYDKEPNDIHMIKELGT; encoded by the coding sequence ATGACCATGATAACGTATAGAACGTTGACCCTTGATGATGTGAATCAGTTGCAGGAAATAGATCGTTCGGAACATATTGATCTCATTTATGAAATGAGGGAGAACCGATTGGTTGAACTTGAACAAAATCATGAATGCTCAAACTGGGATGAGATGCTTTTGAAAGAGATTCAAAATCGATATGTGTACGAATTAGAACAAGGTGGCATGGCATATGGTGCGTTTGCTGACGATCAATTAATCGGATTTGGTGTGCTGGCACATCAATATAGAGGAAAAGAACGAAATCAATTACAAGTTGACTTGATGTATGTCTCACGCGGGTACAGAAGACAAGGCGTTGGTAAACGTATTCTAAACGAGTTAGGTGAAGAGGCTAAGAAACGTGGTGCACAGTATCTGTATATCTCCTCCACAGAGACGAAATCAGCGGTATCCTTTTATAAAAGTCAGGGCAGTCAGATTGCAAGCGAGATTGATCAAGAACTTTATGACAAAGAGCCGAACGATATACATATGATAAAGGAGCTGGGCACATGA